From the Conger conger chromosome 14, fConCon1.1, whole genome shotgun sequence genome, one window contains:
- the ncoa5 gene encoding nuclear receptor coactivator 5 isoform X1 — MSRRRSRSGSPSHQTTNSNDPRDLERRIFVGNLPTTLMDRKDMEDLFSPYGKINALSMFRGYGFVQFERAEEAEAAKAGQNGRFYRGYKLDINMAAERRQSKAQSRQSPPRRPPYGGYGDVRDDRTRSRSPMHGRDSRDHRDGREMREPGREMREPSRDMREPGRDMREPGRDMREPSRDMREPGRDMREPSRDMREPGRDMREPGRDMREPGRDMREPGRDVREPGRDMREPGRDMREPGRDSREPGRDSREPGRDVREPGREPRGAHPREHDPRDPNFNRYRGSDSREKDPRGDPAFRDEGYDRYYRVDDYYRKKEEPYPDRYRDPWNGRREAEEDRPRVEERRRNELYRQYYEELQRRYDSERPVDCSVIVVNKQQKEYAETVGRKVRDLGMVVDLIFLNTEVSLTQALEDVGRARTPFAIIITQQHQVHRSCTVNILFGTPQEHRNMPMQDAMVLVAHNYDQFKVEHRDKEREEIARKAAKMADDVLMREHEREGHPVSLQPAITLLSESRYLTLEELDGLIEYLRDKRERLVRASGDPHAASHTAAPATLEAPPPAQPIPSAPPSTHTTHTTHTAHPTHTAHPTHTAHPTHTAHPTHTAHPTHTAHPTHTAHVTHPTHPTHPTHPANLVLASHAAHTAHLPPAPASAPAAPSNHQQELQAKILSLFNSGTGVSPTPAQAYGASMAGQAAGLPIAKIPPQSGAPGPGMLGARPALRAPATPAGVPSPYGPPPSRLVVPQLSVRPAGSGAGINFDNPSVQKALDTLIQSGPSINHLVNPGNVPVSRPGVGLSQPPPMAHYARHY, encoded by the exons ATGTCTCGCAGACGGAGCCGCAGCGGAAGCCCCTCTCACCAGACCACCAACAGCAATGACCCCCGCGACTTGGAGAGGAGGATTTTTGTGGGGAATTTGCCAACAACCCTAATGGACAGGAAGGACATGGAGGATCTGTTCAGTCCGTACGGGAAGATAAATG CCCTGTCCATGTTCCGCGGGTACGGATTTGTGCAGTTTGAGCGAGCCGAGGAAGCTGAAGCTGCCAAGGCGGGACAAAACGGTCGCTTTTATAGAGGGTATAAACTAG ATATAAATATGGCTGCGGAGCGACGACAGAGTAAGGCTCAGTCCCGGCAGAGCCCCCCACGCAG GCCCCCCTACGGTGGATATGGCGATGTACGGGATGACCGGACACGCTCTCGCTCTCCCATGCACGGCCGGGACTCCCGCGATCATAGGGACGGTCGTGAAATGCGGGAGCCGGGTCGTGAAATGCGGGAGCCGAGTCGTGACATGAGGGAGCCAGGTCGTGACATGAGGGAGCCAGGTCGTGACATGAGGGAGCCGAGTCGTGACATGAGGGAGCCTGGTCGTGACATGAGGGAGCCGAGTCGTGACATGCGGGAGCCGGGTCGTGACATGCGGGAGCCGGGTCGTGACATGCGGGAGCCGGGTCGTGACATGAGGGAACCCGGTCGTGACGTGAGGGAGCCAGGTCGTGACATGAGGGAGCCAGGTCGTGACATGAGGGAGCCAGGTCGTGACAGCAGAGAGCCGGGTCGTGACAGCAGAGAGCCGGGTCGTGATGTGAGGGAGCCTGGCCGCGAGCCCAGGGGGGCACACCCTCGGGAGCATGACCCAAGAGATCCAAACTTCAATAGGTACCGTGGCTCCGATAGCCGAGAGAAGGATCCAAGAGGTGACCCCGCCTTCAG GGACGAGGGTTATGACCGGTACTATCGCGTGGACGATTATTACCGCAAGAAGGAGGAGCCGTACCCGGACCGCTACCGGGACCCCTGGAACGGGCGGCGGGAGGCTGAGG aggATCGGCCGCGGGTGGAGGAGCGCAGGAGGAACGAGCTGTACAGGCAGTACTACGAGGAGCTGCAGCGGCGCTACGACTCCGAGCGGCCCGTCGACTGCTCCGTCATCGTGGTGAACAAGCAGCAGAA GGAGTACGCGGAGACGGTGGGCAGGAAGGTGCGGGACCTGGGCATGGTGGTGGACCTGATCTTCCTCAACACCGAGGTGTCCCTGACGCAGGCCCTGGAGGACGTGGGCCGGGCCCGCACCCCGTtcgccatcatcatcacccaGCAGCACCAGGTGCACCGCTCCTGCACCGTCAACATCCTGTTCGGCACGCCCCAAG AGCATCGGAACATGCCCATGCAGGACGCGATGGTTCTGGTGGCCCACAACTATGACCAGTTCAAGGTTGAGCACCGGGATAAGGAGCGCGAGGAGATCGCCAGGAAAGCCGCCAAGATGGCGGACGACGTGCTGATGAGGGAGCACGAGAGGGAGGGCCACCCAGTTTCTCTACAACCTGCCATCACCCTGCTGTCCGAGAGCAG GTATCTGactctggaggagctggacggCCTGATCGAGTACCTGCGGGATAAGAGGGAGCGTTTGGTGAGAGCCAGCGGAGATCCACACGCAG CGTCCCATACTGCAGCTCCAGCAACTCTCgaagctcctcctcctgcccagcccatacccagcgcacccccctccacacacaccacacacacaacacacactgcccatcccacacacaccgcccatcCCACGCACACCGCCCATCCCACGCACACCGCCCATCCCACGCACACcgcccatcccacacacaccgcccatcCCACGCACACCGCGCAcgtcacacaccccacacacccgaCGCACCCCACTCACCCCGCAAACCTGGTCCTGGCTTCCCACGCCGCGCACACAGCCCATctgcccccggcccccgcctCTGCCCCGGCCGCCCCCTCCAACCACCAGCAGGAGCTGCAGGCCAAGATCCTCAGTCTGTTCAACAGCGGGACGGGCGTCTCCCCCACCCCGGCCCAGGCCTACGGCGCCTCGATGGCCGGCCAGGCGGCCGGCCTCCCCATCGCCAAAATCCCCCCGCAGTCCGGCGCCCCGGGGCCGGGCATGCTGGGCGCCAGGCCGGCCCTGCGGGCCCCGGCCACCCCCGCCGGCGTCCCCTCCCCGTACGGGCCCCCGCCCAGCCGCCTGGTGGTCCCGCAGCTGTCGGTGAGGCCGGCCGGCAGCGGGGCGGGCATCAACTTCGACAACCCCAGCGTCCAGAAGGCCCTGGACACGCTCATTCAAAGCGGACCTTCCATAAACCACCTAGTGAACCCCGGGAACGTCCCTGTCTCTCGGCCCGGCGTGGGCCTCAGCCAGCCTCCCCCCATGGCCCACTACGCCCGCCATTACTGA
- the ncoa5 gene encoding nuclear receptor coactivator 5 isoform X2 produces MSRRRSRSGSPSHQTTNSNDPRDLERRIFVGNLPTTLMDRKDMEDLFSPYGKINDINMAAERRQSKAQSRQSPPRRPPYGGYGDVRDDRTRSRSPMHGRDSRDHRDGREMREPGREMREPSRDMREPGRDMREPGRDMREPSRDMREPGRDMREPSRDMREPGRDMREPGRDMREPGRDMREPGRDVREPGRDMREPGRDMREPGRDSREPGRDSREPGRDVREPGREPRGAHPREHDPRDPNFNRYRGSDSREKDPRGDPAFRDEGYDRYYRVDDYYRKKEEPYPDRYRDPWNGRREAEEDRPRVEERRRNELYRQYYEELQRRYDSERPVDCSVIVVNKQQKEYAETVGRKVRDLGMVVDLIFLNTEVSLTQALEDVGRARTPFAIIITQQHQVHRSCTVNILFGTPQEHRNMPMQDAMVLVAHNYDQFKVEHRDKEREEIARKAAKMADDVLMREHEREGHPVSLQPAITLLSESRYLTLEELDGLIEYLRDKRERLVRASGDPHAASHTAAPATLEAPPPAQPIPSAPPSTHTTHTTHTAHPTHTAHPTHTAHPTHTAHPTHTAHPTHTAHPTHTAHVTHPTHPTHPTHPANLVLASHAAHTAHLPPAPASAPAAPSNHQQELQAKILSLFNSGTGVSPTPAQAYGASMAGQAAGLPIAKIPPQSGAPGPGMLGARPALRAPATPAGVPSPYGPPPSRLVVPQLSVRPAGSGAGINFDNPSVQKALDTLIQSGPSINHLVNPGNVPVSRPGVGLSQPPPMAHYARHY; encoded by the exons ATGTCTCGCAGACGGAGCCGCAGCGGAAGCCCCTCTCACCAGACCACCAACAGCAATGACCCCCGCGACTTGGAGAGGAGGATTTTTGTGGGGAATTTGCCAACAACCCTAATGGACAGGAAGGACATGGAGGATCTGTTCAGTCCGTACGGGAAGATAAATG ATATAAATATGGCTGCGGAGCGACGACAGAGTAAGGCTCAGTCCCGGCAGAGCCCCCCACGCAG GCCCCCCTACGGTGGATATGGCGATGTACGGGATGACCGGACACGCTCTCGCTCTCCCATGCACGGCCGGGACTCCCGCGATCATAGGGACGGTCGTGAAATGCGGGAGCCGGGTCGTGAAATGCGGGAGCCGAGTCGTGACATGAGGGAGCCAGGTCGTGACATGAGGGAGCCAGGTCGTGACATGAGGGAGCCGAGTCGTGACATGAGGGAGCCTGGTCGTGACATGAGGGAGCCGAGTCGTGACATGCGGGAGCCGGGTCGTGACATGCGGGAGCCGGGTCGTGACATGCGGGAGCCGGGTCGTGACATGAGGGAACCCGGTCGTGACGTGAGGGAGCCAGGTCGTGACATGAGGGAGCCAGGTCGTGACATGAGGGAGCCAGGTCGTGACAGCAGAGAGCCGGGTCGTGACAGCAGAGAGCCGGGTCGTGATGTGAGGGAGCCTGGCCGCGAGCCCAGGGGGGCACACCCTCGGGAGCATGACCCAAGAGATCCAAACTTCAATAGGTACCGTGGCTCCGATAGCCGAGAGAAGGATCCAAGAGGTGACCCCGCCTTCAG GGACGAGGGTTATGACCGGTACTATCGCGTGGACGATTATTACCGCAAGAAGGAGGAGCCGTACCCGGACCGCTACCGGGACCCCTGGAACGGGCGGCGGGAGGCTGAGG aggATCGGCCGCGGGTGGAGGAGCGCAGGAGGAACGAGCTGTACAGGCAGTACTACGAGGAGCTGCAGCGGCGCTACGACTCCGAGCGGCCCGTCGACTGCTCCGTCATCGTGGTGAACAAGCAGCAGAA GGAGTACGCGGAGACGGTGGGCAGGAAGGTGCGGGACCTGGGCATGGTGGTGGACCTGATCTTCCTCAACACCGAGGTGTCCCTGACGCAGGCCCTGGAGGACGTGGGCCGGGCCCGCACCCCGTtcgccatcatcatcacccaGCAGCACCAGGTGCACCGCTCCTGCACCGTCAACATCCTGTTCGGCACGCCCCAAG AGCATCGGAACATGCCCATGCAGGACGCGATGGTTCTGGTGGCCCACAACTATGACCAGTTCAAGGTTGAGCACCGGGATAAGGAGCGCGAGGAGATCGCCAGGAAAGCCGCCAAGATGGCGGACGACGTGCTGATGAGGGAGCACGAGAGGGAGGGCCACCCAGTTTCTCTACAACCTGCCATCACCCTGCTGTCCGAGAGCAG GTATCTGactctggaggagctggacggCCTGATCGAGTACCTGCGGGATAAGAGGGAGCGTTTGGTGAGAGCCAGCGGAGATCCACACGCAG CGTCCCATACTGCAGCTCCAGCAACTCTCgaagctcctcctcctgcccagcccatacccagcgcacccccctccacacacaccacacacacaacacacactgcccatcccacacacaccgcccatcCCACGCACACCGCCCATCCCACGCACACCGCCCATCCCACGCACACcgcccatcccacacacaccgcccatcCCACGCACACCGCGCAcgtcacacaccccacacacccgaCGCACCCCACTCACCCCGCAAACCTGGTCCTGGCTTCCCACGCCGCGCACACAGCCCATctgcccccggcccccgcctCTGCCCCGGCCGCCCCCTCCAACCACCAGCAGGAGCTGCAGGCCAAGATCCTCAGTCTGTTCAACAGCGGGACGGGCGTCTCCCCCACCCCGGCCCAGGCCTACGGCGCCTCGATGGCCGGCCAGGCGGCCGGCCTCCCCATCGCCAAAATCCCCCCGCAGTCCGGCGCCCCGGGGCCGGGCATGCTGGGCGCCAGGCCGGCCCTGCGGGCCCCGGCCACCCCCGCCGGCGTCCCCTCCCCGTACGGGCCCCCGCCCAGCCGCCTGGTGGTCCCGCAGCTGTCGGTGAGGCCGGCCGGCAGCGGGGCGGGCATCAACTTCGACAACCCCAGCGTCCAGAAGGCCCTGGACACGCTCATTCAAAGCGGACCTTCCATAAACCACCTAGTGAACCCCGGGAACGTCCCTGTCTCTCGGCCCGGCGTGGGCCTCAGCCAGCCTCCCCCCATGGCCCACTACGCCCGCCATTACTGA
- the ncoa5 gene encoding nuclear receptor coactivator 5 isoform X3 translates to MAAERRQSKAQSRQSPPRRPPYGGYGDVRDDRTRSRSPMHGRDSRDHRDGREMREPGREMREPSRDMREPGRDMREPGRDMREPSRDMREPGRDMREPSRDMREPGRDMREPGRDMREPGRDMREPGRDVREPGRDMREPGRDMREPGRDSREPGRDSREPGRDVREPGREPRGAHPREHDPRDPNFNRYRGSDSREKDPRGDPAFRDEGYDRYYRVDDYYRKKEEPYPDRYRDPWNGRREAEEDRPRVEERRRNELYRQYYEELQRRYDSERPVDCSVIVVNKQQKEYAETVGRKVRDLGMVVDLIFLNTEVSLTQALEDVGRARTPFAIIITQQHQVHRSCTVNILFGTPQEHRNMPMQDAMVLVAHNYDQFKVEHRDKEREEIARKAAKMADDVLMREHEREGHPVSLQPAITLLSESRYLTLEELDGLIEYLRDKRERLVRASGDPHAASHTAAPATLEAPPPAQPIPSAPPSTHTTHTTHTAHPTHTAHPTHTAHPTHTAHPTHTAHPTHTAHPTHTAHVTHPTHPTHPTHPANLVLASHAAHTAHLPPAPASAPAAPSNHQQELQAKILSLFNSGTGVSPTPAQAYGASMAGQAAGLPIAKIPPQSGAPGPGMLGARPALRAPATPAGVPSPYGPPPSRLVVPQLSVRPAGSGAGINFDNPSVQKALDTLIQSGPSINHLVNPGNVPVSRPGVGLSQPPPMAHYARHY, encoded by the exons ATGGCTGCGGAGCGACGACAGAGTAAGGCTCAGTCCCGGCAGAGCCCCCCACGCAG GCCCCCCTACGGTGGATATGGCGATGTACGGGATGACCGGACACGCTCTCGCTCTCCCATGCACGGCCGGGACTCCCGCGATCATAGGGACGGTCGTGAAATGCGGGAGCCGGGTCGTGAAATGCGGGAGCCGAGTCGTGACATGAGGGAGCCAGGTCGTGACATGAGGGAGCCAGGTCGTGACATGAGGGAGCCGAGTCGTGACATGAGGGAGCCTGGTCGTGACATGAGGGAGCCGAGTCGTGACATGCGGGAGCCGGGTCGTGACATGCGGGAGCCGGGTCGTGACATGCGGGAGCCGGGTCGTGACATGAGGGAACCCGGTCGTGACGTGAGGGAGCCAGGTCGTGACATGAGGGAGCCAGGTCGTGACATGAGGGAGCCAGGTCGTGACAGCAGAGAGCCGGGTCGTGACAGCAGAGAGCCGGGTCGTGATGTGAGGGAGCCTGGCCGCGAGCCCAGGGGGGCACACCCTCGGGAGCATGACCCAAGAGATCCAAACTTCAATAGGTACCGTGGCTCCGATAGCCGAGAGAAGGATCCAAGAGGTGACCCCGCCTTCAG GGACGAGGGTTATGACCGGTACTATCGCGTGGACGATTATTACCGCAAGAAGGAGGAGCCGTACCCGGACCGCTACCGGGACCCCTGGAACGGGCGGCGGGAGGCTGAGG aggATCGGCCGCGGGTGGAGGAGCGCAGGAGGAACGAGCTGTACAGGCAGTACTACGAGGAGCTGCAGCGGCGCTACGACTCCGAGCGGCCCGTCGACTGCTCCGTCATCGTGGTGAACAAGCAGCAGAA GGAGTACGCGGAGACGGTGGGCAGGAAGGTGCGGGACCTGGGCATGGTGGTGGACCTGATCTTCCTCAACACCGAGGTGTCCCTGACGCAGGCCCTGGAGGACGTGGGCCGGGCCCGCACCCCGTtcgccatcatcatcacccaGCAGCACCAGGTGCACCGCTCCTGCACCGTCAACATCCTGTTCGGCACGCCCCAAG AGCATCGGAACATGCCCATGCAGGACGCGATGGTTCTGGTGGCCCACAACTATGACCAGTTCAAGGTTGAGCACCGGGATAAGGAGCGCGAGGAGATCGCCAGGAAAGCCGCCAAGATGGCGGACGACGTGCTGATGAGGGAGCACGAGAGGGAGGGCCACCCAGTTTCTCTACAACCTGCCATCACCCTGCTGTCCGAGAGCAG GTATCTGactctggaggagctggacggCCTGATCGAGTACCTGCGGGATAAGAGGGAGCGTTTGGTGAGAGCCAGCGGAGATCCACACGCAG CGTCCCATACTGCAGCTCCAGCAACTCTCgaagctcctcctcctgcccagcccatacccagcgcacccccctccacacacaccacacacacaacacacactgcccatcccacacacaccgcccatcCCACGCACACCGCCCATCCCACGCACACCGCCCATCCCACGCACACcgcccatcccacacacaccgcccatcCCACGCACACCGCGCAcgtcacacaccccacacacccgaCGCACCCCACTCACCCCGCAAACCTGGTCCTGGCTTCCCACGCCGCGCACACAGCCCATctgcccccggcccccgcctCTGCCCCGGCCGCCCCCTCCAACCACCAGCAGGAGCTGCAGGCCAAGATCCTCAGTCTGTTCAACAGCGGGACGGGCGTCTCCCCCACCCCGGCCCAGGCCTACGGCGCCTCGATGGCCGGCCAGGCGGCCGGCCTCCCCATCGCCAAAATCCCCCCGCAGTCCGGCGCCCCGGGGCCGGGCATGCTGGGCGCCAGGCCGGCCCTGCGGGCCCCGGCCACCCCCGCCGGCGTCCCCTCCCCGTACGGGCCCCCGCCCAGCCGCCTGGTGGTCCCGCAGCTGTCGGTGAGGCCGGCCGGCAGCGGGGCGGGCATCAACTTCGACAACCCCAGCGTCCAGAAGGCCCTGGACACGCTCATTCAAAGCGGACCTTCCATAAACCACCTAGTGAACCCCGGGAACGTCCCTGTCTCTCGGCCCGGCGTGGGCCTCAGCCAGCCTCCCCCCATGGCCCACTACGCCCGCCATTACTGA
- the ncoa5 gene encoding nuclear receptor coactivator 5 isoform X4 — protein MHGRDSRDHRDGREMREPGREMREPSRDMREPGRDMREPGRDMREPSRDMREPGRDMREPSRDMREPGRDMREPGRDMREPGRDMREPGRDVREPGRDMREPGRDMREPGRDSREPGRDSREPGRDVREPGREPRGAHPREHDPRDPNFNRYRGSDSREKDPRGDPAFRDEGYDRYYRVDDYYRKKEEPYPDRYRDPWNGRREAEEDRPRVEERRRNELYRQYYEELQRRYDSERPVDCSVIVVNKQQKEYAETVGRKVRDLGMVVDLIFLNTEVSLTQALEDVGRARTPFAIIITQQHQVHRSCTVNILFGTPQEHRNMPMQDAMVLVAHNYDQFKVEHRDKEREEIARKAAKMADDVLMREHEREGHPVSLQPAITLLSESRYLTLEELDGLIEYLRDKRERLVRASGDPHAASHTAAPATLEAPPPAQPIPSAPPSTHTTHTTHTAHPTHTAHPTHTAHPTHTAHPTHTAHPTHTAHPTHTAHVTHPTHPTHPTHPANLVLASHAAHTAHLPPAPASAPAAPSNHQQELQAKILSLFNSGTGVSPTPAQAYGASMAGQAAGLPIAKIPPQSGAPGPGMLGARPALRAPATPAGVPSPYGPPPSRLVVPQLSVRPAGSGAGINFDNPSVQKALDTLIQSGPSINHLVNPGNVPVSRPGVGLSQPPPMAHYARHY, from the exons ATGCACGGCCGGGACTCCCGCGATCATAGGGACGGTCGTGAAATGCGGGAGCCGGGTCGTGAAATGCGGGAGCCGAGTCGTGACATGAGGGAGCCAGGTCGTGACATGAGGGAGCCAGGTCGTGACATGAGGGAGCCGAGTCGTGACATGAGGGAGCCTGGTCGTGACATGAGGGAGCCGAGTCGTGACATGCGGGAGCCGGGTCGTGACATGCGGGAGCCGGGTCGTGACATGCGGGAGCCGGGTCGTGACATGAGGGAACCCGGTCGTGACGTGAGGGAGCCAGGTCGTGACATGAGGGAGCCAGGTCGTGACATGAGGGAGCCAGGTCGTGACAGCAGAGAGCCGGGTCGTGACAGCAGAGAGCCGGGTCGTGATGTGAGGGAGCCTGGCCGCGAGCCCAGGGGGGCACACCCTCGGGAGCATGACCCAAGAGATCCAAACTTCAATAGGTACCGTGGCTCCGATAGCCGAGAGAAGGATCCAAGAGGTGACCCCGCCTTCAG GGACGAGGGTTATGACCGGTACTATCGCGTGGACGATTATTACCGCAAGAAGGAGGAGCCGTACCCGGACCGCTACCGGGACCCCTGGAACGGGCGGCGGGAGGCTGAGG aggATCGGCCGCGGGTGGAGGAGCGCAGGAGGAACGAGCTGTACAGGCAGTACTACGAGGAGCTGCAGCGGCGCTACGACTCCGAGCGGCCCGTCGACTGCTCCGTCATCGTGGTGAACAAGCAGCAGAA GGAGTACGCGGAGACGGTGGGCAGGAAGGTGCGGGACCTGGGCATGGTGGTGGACCTGATCTTCCTCAACACCGAGGTGTCCCTGACGCAGGCCCTGGAGGACGTGGGCCGGGCCCGCACCCCGTtcgccatcatcatcacccaGCAGCACCAGGTGCACCGCTCCTGCACCGTCAACATCCTGTTCGGCACGCCCCAAG AGCATCGGAACATGCCCATGCAGGACGCGATGGTTCTGGTGGCCCACAACTATGACCAGTTCAAGGTTGAGCACCGGGATAAGGAGCGCGAGGAGATCGCCAGGAAAGCCGCCAAGATGGCGGACGACGTGCTGATGAGGGAGCACGAGAGGGAGGGCCACCCAGTTTCTCTACAACCTGCCATCACCCTGCTGTCCGAGAGCAG GTATCTGactctggaggagctggacggCCTGATCGAGTACCTGCGGGATAAGAGGGAGCGTTTGGTGAGAGCCAGCGGAGATCCACACGCAG CGTCCCATACTGCAGCTCCAGCAACTCTCgaagctcctcctcctgcccagcccatacccagcgcacccccctccacacacaccacacacacaacacacactgcccatcccacacacaccgcccatcCCACGCACACCGCCCATCCCACGCACACCGCCCATCCCACGCACACcgcccatcccacacacaccgcccatcCCACGCACACCGCGCAcgtcacacaccccacacacccgaCGCACCCCACTCACCCCGCAAACCTGGTCCTGGCTTCCCACGCCGCGCACACAGCCCATctgcccccggcccccgcctCTGCCCCGGCCGCCCCCTCCAACCACCAGCAGGAGCTGCAGGCCAAGATCCTCAGTCTGTTCAACAGCGGGACGGGCGTCTCCCCCACCCCGGCCCAGGCCTACGGCGCCTCGATGGCCGGCCAGGCGGCCGGCCTCCCCATCGCCAAAATCCCCCCGCAGTCCGGCGCCCCGGGGCCGGGCATGCTGGGCGCCAGGCCGGCCCTGCGGGCCCCGGCCACCCCCGCCGGCGTCCCCTCCCCGTACGGGCCCCCGCCCAGCCGCCTGGTGGTCCCGCAGCTGTCGGTGAGGCCGGCCGGCAGCGGGGCGGGCATCAACTTCGACAACCCCAGCGTCCAGAAGGCCCTGGACACGCTCATTCAAAGCGGACCTTCCATAAACCACCTAGTGAACCCCGGGAACGTCCCTGTCTCTCGGCCCGGCGTGGGCCTCAGCCAGCCTCCCCCCATGGCCCACTACGCCCGCCATTACTGA